In Lepidochelys kempii isolate rLepKem1 chromosome 8, rLepKem1.hap2, whole genome shotgun sequence, a single genomic region encodes these proteins:
- the SLC44A5 gene encoding choline transporter-like protein 5 isoform X5 yields MAREEENYYGKHGEPRKFDPKFRGPIHNRHCTDILCCVIFIVVILGYIALGILAWVHGDPRKVVYPTDSYGQFCGQKDTINENKTILFYFNILKCASPIVLINLQCPTTQLCVSKCPDRFATYIDMQGSYRHNKSYWEYYRQFCKPGFNKPWKSVAQVIRDEDCPSMIIPSRPFLKRCFPDFSTKNGILTVANQTTFKDGRGKTRNVTDLREAANGINNVLDARSVGMKIFEDYASSWHWILIGLFIAMIVSLLFLVLLRFTAGVLFWIFILGVIGIIGYGIWHCYWEYDHLQGTPGSDLTIYDIGFQTDFRVYLQLRQTWLAFMIILCIVEVFIILMLIFLRNRIRIAIALLQEGSRAIGYIMSTLFYPIITFVLIAICISYWAVTAVFLSTSGEPVYKVMANQTLCKYANLTCDPETFNTTNVTKLCVGAQCTFAFYGGESFYHKYIFIFQLSNAFVFLWLVNFAIALGQCTLAGAFASYYWAFRKPADIPPCPLFSSFGRAIRYHTGSLAFGSLILAIVQLIRIILEYLDHKLKGTQNSFTRFLLCCLKCCFWCLEKFIKFINRNAYIMIAIYGKNFCTSAKEAFFLLMRNVVRVAVLDKVTDFLLFLGKLLVAGGVGVLAFFFFTHRIPVFTQETPTLNYYWVPLLTVIIGSYLIAHGFFSVYAMCVDTLFLCFCEDLERNDGSTAKPYYMSASLHRILGKKELSPKKAMG; encoded by the exons CTTGGGTACATGGTGACCCCAGGAAGGTGGTCTATCCGACTGACAGCTATGGGCAGTTCTGTGGCCAGAAGGACACCATAAATGA GAACAAGACCATTTTGTTTTACTTCAACATTCTGAAATGTGCCAGCCCAATAGTGCTAATAAACCTACAGTGCCCTACAACACAG CTTTGTGTCTCAAAGTGCCCAGACAGGTTTGCAACATACATAGACATGCAAGGTTCCTACAGACATAACAAAAGTTATTGGGAGTACTACAGGCAGTTCTGCAAACCTGGTTTTAATAAGCCTTGGAAG tcTGTTGCTCAAGTGATCCGTGATGAAGATTGCCCTTCAATGATCATTCCAAGCAGGCCTT TTCTTAAAAGATGCTTTCCTGACTTCTCCACGAAGAACGGGATTTTGACGGTGGCAAATCAGACGACATTCAAAGATGGAAGAGGGAAAACAAGAAATGTAACTGATCTCAGGGAAGCTGCAAA TGGTATCAATAATGTCCTTGATGCAAGATCAGTTGGGATGAAAATTTTTGAAGACTATGCCAGTTCCTGGCATTGGATTTTAAT TGGTCTGTTCATTGCAATGATTGTCAGCCTGCTCTTCCTTGTGCTCCTGAGGTTCACAGCAGGGGTCCTCTTCTGGATTTTCATCCTTGGCGTGATTGGAATTATAGGATATG GTATCTGGCATTGTTACTGGGAGTATGATCATCTTCAGGGGACACCTGGATCTGACCTCACGATCTATGATATTGGCTTCCAGACTGACTTCAGAGTGTACCTGCAGCTGAGGCAAACATGGTTAGCATTTA TGATAATACTTTGTATTGTGGAAGTCTTCATCATACTGATGCTGATCTTCCTGAGGAATCGGATCCGGATTGCTATTGCACTCTTGCAGGAAGGGAGTAG GGCTATTGGCTACATAATGTCCACATTATTCTACCCCATTATCACCTTTGTTCTCATTGCAATCTGCATTTCCTATTGGGCAGTGACAGCTGT TTTCCTGTCTACATCAGGGGAACCTGTGTATAAAGTAATGGCTAATCAAACGCTGTGCAAGTATGCAAACCTGACCTGTGACCCAGAG ACTTTTAACACAACCAATGTGACCAAATTATGTGTTGGTGCTCAGTGTACTTTTGCTTTCTATGGGGGAGAAAGCTTCTATCACAAATACATCTTCATCTTTCAACTCTCCAATGCTTTTGTCTTTCTGTGGCTGGTAAACTTTGCAATTGCACTGGGTCAGTGTACCCTTGCTGGTGCCTTTGCCTCTTATTACTGGGCCTTTAGAAAACCTGCTGATATTCCACCATGCCCACTCTTTTCTTCATTTGGACGAGCAATACG ATATCACACAGGTTCACTAGCATTTGGATCATTAATTCTTGCAATAGTCCAGCTGATTAGAATAATCTTGGAGTACCTGGATCACAAGCTGAAAG GTACACAGAACTCCTTTACAAGATTTCTGCTCTGCTGCCTCAAATGCTGTTTTTGGTGTTTGGAAAAATTCATAAAGTTCATAAACAGAAATGCCTACATCATG ATTGCGATATATGGTAAAAACTTCTGCACTTCAGCAAAGGAAGCGTTCTTTCTGCTAATGCGGAACGTGGTGAG AGTTGCGGTGCTGGACAAAGTTACAGATTTCTTGTTGTTCCTTGGGAAACTTCTCGTTGCTGGTGGTGTAG GTGTCCTAGCCTTCTTTTTCTTCACACACCGAATACCAGTGTTCACACAAGAAACACCAACATTAAATTACTACTGGGTACCCCTCTTG actgTCATTATTGGCTCTTACCTAATTGCACATGGGTTCTTCAGTGTCTATGCAATGTGTGTTGATACACTTTTCCTCTGCTTTT GTGAAGATTTGGAAAGAAATGATGGATCCACAGCAAAACCGTACTACATGTCAGCTAGCCTGCACCGAATTCTGGGAAAGAAGGAACTAAGCCCTAAGAAGGCAATGggataa
- the SLC44A5 gene encoding choline transporter-like protein 5 isoform X1, translating into MSVVDFVVTTRPAGPGRIKECEPRKFDPKFRGPIHNRHCTDILCCVIFIVVILGYIALGILAWVHGDPRKVVYPTDSYGQFCGQKDTINENKTILFYFNILKCASPIVLINLQCPTTQLCVSKCPDRFATYIDMQGSYRHNKSYWEYYRQFCKPGFNKPWKSVAQVIRDEDCPSMIIPSRPFLKRCFPDFSTKNGILTVANQTTFKDGRGKTRNVTDLREAANGINNVLDARSVGMKIFEDYASSWHWILIGLFIAMIVSLLFLVLLRFTAGVLFWIFILGVIGIIGYGIWHCYWEYDHLQGTPGSDLTIYDIGFQTDFRVYLQLRQTWLAFMIILCIVEVFIILMLIFLRNRIRIAIALLQEGSRAIGYIMSTLFYPIITFVLIAICISYWAVTAVFLSTSGEPVYKVMANQTLCKYANLTCDPETFNTTNVTKLCVGAQCTFAFYGGESFYHKYIFIFQLSNAFVFLWLVNFAIALGQCTLAGAFASYYWAFRKPADIPPCPLFSSFGRAIRYHTGSLAFGSLILAIVQLIRIILEYLDHKLKGTQNSFTRFLLCCLKCCFWCLEKFIKFINRNAYIMIAIYGKNFCTSAKEAFFLLMRNVVRVAVLDKVTDFLLFLGKLLVAGGVGVLAFFFFTHRIPVFTQETPTLNYYWVPLLTVIIGSYLIAHGFFSVYAMCVDTLFLCFCEDLERNDGSTAKPYYMSASLHRILGKKELSPKKAMG; encoded by the exons CTTGGGTACATGGTGACCCCAGGAAGGTGGTCTATCCGACTGACAGCTATGGGCAGTTCTGTGGCCAGAAGGACACCATAAATGA GAACAAGACCATTTTGTTTTACTTCAACATTCTGAAATGTGCCAGCCCAATAGTGCTAATAAACCTACAGTGCCCTACAACACAG CTTTGTGTCTCAAAGTGCCCAGACAGGTTTGCAACATACATAGACATGCAAGGTTCCTACAGACATAACAAAAGTTATTGGGAGTACTACAGGCAGTTCTGCAAACCTGGTTTTAATAAGCCTTGGAAG tcTGTTGCTCAAGTGATCCGTGATGAAGATTGCCCTTCAATGATCATTCCAAGCAGGCCTT TTCTTAAAAGATGCTTTCCTGACTTCTCCACGAAGAACGGGATTTTGACGGTGGCAAATCAGACGACATTCAAAGATGGAAGAGGGAAAACAAGAAATGTAACTGATCTCAGGGAAGCTGCAAA TGGTATCAATAATGTCCTTGATGCAAGATCAGTTGGGATGAAAATTTTTGAAGACTATGCCAGTTCCTGGCATTGGATTTTAAT TGGTCTGTTCATTGCAATGATTGTCAGCCTGCTCTTCCTTGTGCTCCTGAGGTTCACAGCAGGGGTCCTCTTCTGGATTTTCATCCTTGGCGTGATTGGAATTATAGGATATG GTATCTGGCATTGTTACTGGGAGTATGATCATCTTCAGGGGACACCTGGATCTGACCTCACGATCTATGATATTGGCTTCCAGACTGACTTCAGAGTGTACCTGCAGCTGAGGCAAACATGGTTAGCATTTA TGATAATACTTTGTATTGTGGAAGTCTTCATCATACTGATGCTGATCTTCCTGAGGAATCGGATCCGGATTGCTATTGCACTCTTGCAGGAAGGGAGTAG GGCTATTGGCTACATAATGTCCACATTATTCTACCCCATTATCACCTTTGTTCTCATTGCAATCTGCATTTCCTATTGGGCAGTGACAGCTGT TTTCCTGTCTACATCAGGGGAACCTGTGTATAAAGTAATGGCTAATCAAACGCTGTGCAAGTATGCAAACCTGACCTGTGACCCAGAG ACTTTTAACACAACCAATGTGACCAAATTATGTGTTGGTGCTCAGTGTACTTTTGCTTTCTATGGGGGAGAAAGCTTCTATCACAAATACATCTTCATCTTTCAACTCTCCAATGCTTTTGTCTTTCTGTGGCTGGTAAACTTTGCAATTGCACTGGGTCAGTGTACCCTTGCTGGTGCCTTTGCCTCTTATTACTGGGCCTTTAGAAAACCTGCTGATATTCCACCATGCCCACTCTTTTCTTCATTTGGACGAGCAATACG ATATCACACAGGTTCACTAGCATTTGGATCATTAATTCTTGCAATAGTCCAGCTGATTAGAATAATCTTGGAGTACCTGGATCACAAGCTGAAAG GTACACAGAACTCCTTTACAAGATTTCTGCTCTGCTGCCTCAAATGCTGTTTTTGGTGTTTGGAAAAATTCATAAAGTTCATAAACAGAAATGCCTACATCATG ATTGCGATATATGGTAAAAACTTCTGCACTTCAGCAAAGGAAGCGTTCTTTCTGCTAATGCGGAACGTGGTGAG AGTTGCGGTGCTGGACAAAGTTACAGATTTCTTGTTGTTCCTTGGGAAACTTCTCGTTGCTGGTGGTGTAG GTGTCCTAGCCTTCTTTTTCTTCACACACCGAATACCAGTGTTCACACAAGAAACACCAACATTAAATTACTACTGGGTACCCCTCTTG actgTCATTATTGGCTCTTACCTAATTGCACATGGGTTCTTCAGTGTCTATGCAATGTGTGTTGATACACTTTTCCTCTGCTTTT GTGAAGATTTGGAAAGAAATGATGGATCCACAGCAAAACCGTACTACATGTCAGCTAGCCTGCACCGAATTCTGGGAAAGAAGGAACTAAGCCCTAAGAAGGCAATGggataa
- the SLC44A5 gene encoding choline transporter-like protein 5 isoform X11, with translation MSVVDFVVTTRPAGPGRIKECEPRKFDPKFRGPIHNRHCTDILCCVIFIVVILGYIALGILAWVHGDPRKVVYPTDSYGQFCGQKDTINENKTILFYFNILKCASPIVLINLQCPTTQLCVSKCPDRFATYIDMQGSYRHNKSYWEYYRQFCKPGFNKPWKSVAQVIRDEDCPSMIIPSRPFLKRCFPDFSTKNGILTVANQTTFKDGRGKTRNVTDLREAANGINNVLDARSVGMKIFEDYASSWHWILIGLFIAMIVSLLFLVLLRFTAGVLFWIFILGVIGIIGYGIWHCYWEYDHLQGTPGSDLTIYDIGFQTDFRVYLQLRQTWLAFMIILCIVEVFIILMLIFLRNRIRIAIALLQEGSRAIGYIMSTLFYPIITFVLIAICISYWAVTAVFLSTSGEPVYKVMANQTLCKYANLTCDPETFNTTNVTKLCVGAQCTFAFYGGESFYHKYIFIFQLSNAFVFLWLVNFAIALGQCTLAGAFASYYWAFRKPADIPPCPLFSSFGRAIRYHTGSLAFGSLILAIVQLIRIILEYLDHKLKGTQNSFTRFLLCCLKCCFWCLEKFIKFINRNAYIMIAIYGKNFCTSAKEAFFLLMRNVVRVAVLDKVTDFLLFLGKLLVAGGVGVLAFFFFTHRIPVFTQETPTLNYYWVPLLWKI, from the exons CTTGGGTACATGGTGACCCCAGGAAGGTGGTCTATCCGACTGACAGCTATGGGCAGTTCTGTGGCCAGAAGGACACCATAAATGA GAACAAGACCATTTTGTTTTACTTCAACATTCTGAAATGTGCCAGCCCAATAGTGCTAATAAACCTACAGTGCCCTACAACACAG CTTTGTGTCTCAAAGTGCCCAGACAGGTTTGCAACATACATAGACATGCAAGGTTCCTACAGACATAACAAAAGTTATTGGGAGTACTACAGGCAGTTCTGCAAACCTGGTTTTAATAAGCCTTGGAAG tcTGTTGCTCAAGTGATCCGTGATGAAGATTGCCCTTCAATGATCATTCCAAGCAGGCCTT TTCTTAAAAGATGCTTTCCTGACTTCTCCACGAAGAACGGGATTTTGACGGTGGCAAATCAGACGACATTCAAAGATGGAAGAGGGAAAACAAGAAATGTAACTGATCTCAGGGAAGCTGCAAA TGGTATCAATAATGTCCTTGATGCAAGATCAGTTGGGATGAAAATTTTTGAAGACTATGCCAGTTCCTGGCATTGGATTTTAAT TGGTCTGTTCATTGCAATGATTGTCAGCCTGCTCTTCCTTGTGCTCCTGAGGTTCACAGCAGGGGTCCTCTTCTGGATTTTCATCCTTGGCGTGATTGGAATTATAGGATATG GTATCTGGCATTGTTACTGGGAGTATGATCATCTTCAGGGGACACCTGGATCTGACCTCACGATCTATGATATTGGCTTCCAGACTGACTTCAGAGTGTACCTGCAGCTGAGGCAAACATGGTTAGCATTTA TGATAATACTTTGTATTGTGGAAGTCTTCATCATACTGATGCTGATCTTCCTGAGGAATCGGATCCGGATTGCTATTGCACTCTTGCAGGAAGGGAGTAG GGCTATTGGCTACATAATGTCCACATTATTCTACCCCATTATCACCTTTGTTCTCATTGCAATCTGCATTTCCTATTGGGCAGTGACAGCTGT TTTCCTGTCTACATCAGGGGAACCTGTGTATAAAGTAATGGCTAATCAAACGCTGTGCAAGTATGCAAACCTGACCTGTGACCCAGAG ACTTTTAACACAACCAATGTGACCAAATTATGTGTTGGTGCTCAGTGTACTTTTGCTTTCTATGGGGGAGAAAGCTTCTATCACAAATACATCTTCATCTTTCAACTCTCCAATGCTTTTGTCTTTCTGTGGCTGGTAAACTTTGCAATTGCACTGGGTCAGTGTACCCTTGCTGGTGCCTTTGCCTCTTATTACTGGGCCTTTAGAAAACCTGCTGATATTCCACCATGCCCACTCTTTTCTTCATTTGGACGAGCAATACG ATATCACACAGGTTCACTAGCATTTGGATCATTAATTCTTGCAATAGTCCAGCTGATTAGAATAATCTTGGAGTACCTGGATCACAAGCTGAAAG GTACACAGAACTCCTTTACAAGATTTCTGCTCTGCTGCCTCAAATGCTGTTTTTGGTGTTTGGAAAAATTCATAAAGTTCATAAACAGAAATGCCTACATCATG ATTGCGATATATGGTAAAAACTTCTGCACTTCAGCAAAGGAAGCGTTCTTTCTGCTAATGCGGAACGTGGTGAG AGTTGCGGTGCTGGACAAAGTTACAGATTTCTTGTTGTTCCTTGGGAAACTTCTCGTTGCTGGTGGTGTAG GTGTCCTAGCCTTCTTTTTCTTCACACACCGAATACCAGTGTTCACACAAGAAACACCAACATTAAATTACTACTGGGTACCCCTCTTG
- the SLC44A5 gene encoding choline transporter-like protein 5 isoform X2: MSVVDFVVTTRPAGPGRIKECEPRKFDPKFRGPIHNRHCTDILCCVIFIVVILGYIALGILAWVHGDPRKVVYPTDSYGQFCGQKDTINENKTILFYFNILKCASPIVLINLQCPTTQLCVSKCPDRFATYIDMQGSYRHNKSYWEYYRQFCKPGFNKPWKSVAQVIRDEDCPSMIIPSRPFLKRCFPDFSTKNGILTVANQTTFKDGRGKTRNVTDLREAANGINNVLDARSVGMKIFEDYASSWHWILIGLFIAMIVSLLFLVLLRFTAGVLFWIFILGVIGIIGYGIWHCYWEYDHLQGTPGSDLTIYDIGFQTDFRVYLQLRQTWLAFMIILCIVEVFIILMLIFLRNRIRIAIALLQEGSRAIGYIMSTLFYPIITFVLIAICISYWAVTAVFLSTSGEPVYKVMANQTLCKYANLTCDPETFNTTNVTKLCVGAQCTFAFYGGESFYHKYIFIFQLSNAFVFLWLVNFAIALGQCTLAGAFASYYWAFRKPADIPPCPLFSSFGRAIRYHTGSLAFGSLILAIVQLIRIILEYLDHKLKGTQNSFTRFLLCCLKCCFWCLEKFIKFINRNAYIMIAIYGKNFCTSAKEAFFLLMRNVVRVAVLDKVTDFLLFLGKLLVAGGVGVLAFFFFTHRIPVFTQETPTLNYYWVPLLTVIIGSYLIAHGFFSVYAMCVDTLFLCFCEDLERNDGSTAKPYYMSASLHRILGKKELSPKKWKI; the protein is encoded by the exons CTTGGGTACATGGTGACCCCAGGAAGGTGGTCTATCCGACTGACAGCTATGGGCAGTTCTGTGGCCAGAAGGACACCATAAATGA GAACAAGACCATTTTGTTTTACTTCAACATTCTGAAATGTGCCAGCCCAATAGTGCTAATAAACCTACAGTGCCCTACAACACAG CTTTGTGTCTCAAAGTGCCCAGACAGGTTTGCAACATACATAGACATGCAAGGTTCCTACAGACATAACAAAAGTTATTGGGAGTACTACAGGCAGTTCTGCAAACCTGGTTTTAATAAGCCTTGGAAG tcTGTTGCTCAAGTGATCCGTGATGAAGATTGCCCTTCAATGATCATTCCAAGCAGGCCTT TTCTTAAAAGATGCTTTCCTGACTTCTCCACGAAGAACGGGATTTTGACGGTGGCAAATCAGACGACATTCAAAGATGGAAGAGGGAAAACAAGAAATGTAACTGATCTCAGGGAAGCTGCAAA TGGTATCAATAATGTCCTTGATGCAAGATCAGTTGGGATGAAAATTTTTGAAGACTATGCCAGTTCCTGGCATTGGATTTTAAT TGGTCTGTTCATTGCAATGATTGTCAGCCTGCTCTTCCTTGTGCTCCTGAGGTTCACAGCAGGGGTCCTCTTCTGGATTTTCATCCTTGGCGTGATTGGAATTATAGGATATG GTATCTGGCATTGTTACTGGGAGTATGATCATCTTCAGGGGACACCTGGATCTGACCTCACGATCTATGATATTGGCTTCCAGACTGACTTCAGAGTGTACCTGCAGCTGAGGCAAACATGGTTAGCATTTA TGATAATACTTTGTATTGTGGAAGTCTTCATCATACTGATGCTGATCTTCCTGAGGAATCGGATCCGGATTGCTATTGCACTCTTGCAGGAAGGGAGTAG GGCTATTGGCTACATAATGTCCACATTATTCTACCCCATTATCACCTTTGTTCTCATTGCAATCTGCATTTCCTATTGGGCAGTGACAGCTGT TTTCCTGTCTACATCAGGGGAACCTGTGTATAAAGTAATGGCTAATCAAACGCTGTGCAAGTATGCAAACCTGACCTGTGACCCAGAG ACTTTTAACACAACCAATGTGACCAAATTATGTGTTGGTGCTCAGTGTACTTTTGCTTTCTATGGGGGAGAAAGCTTCTATCACAAATACATCTTCATCTTTCAACTCTCCAATGCTTTTGTCTTTCTGTGGCTGGTAAACTTTGCAATTGCACTGGGTCAGTGTACCCTTGCTGGTGCCTTTGCCTCTTATTACTGGGCCTTTAGAAAACCTGCTGATATTCCACCATGCCCACTCTTTTCTTCATTTGGACGAGCAATACG ATATCACACAGGTTCACTAGCATTTGGATCATTAATTCTTGCAATAGTCCAGCTGATTAGAATAATCTTGGAGTACCTGGATCACAAGCTGAAAG GTACACAGAACTCCTTTACAAGATTTCTGCTCTGCTGCCTCAAATGCTGTTTTTGGTGTTTGGAAAAATTCATAAAGTTCATAAACAGAAATGCCTACATCATG ATTGCGATATATGGTAAAAACTTCTGCACTTCAGCAAAGGAAGCGTTCTTTCTGCTAATGCGGAACGTGGTGAG AGTTGCGGTGCTGGACAAAGTTACAGATTTCTTGTTGTTCCTTGGGAAACTTCTCGTTGCTGGTGGTGTAG GTGTCCTAGCCTTCTTTTTCTTCACACACCGAATACCAGTGTTCACACAAGAAACACCAACATTAAATTACTACTGGGTACCCCTCTTG actgTCATTATTGGCTCTTACCTAATTGCACATGGGTTCTTCAGTGTCTATGCAATGTGTGTTGATACACTTTTCCTCTGCTTTT GTGAAGATTTGGAAAGAAATGATGGATCCACAGCAAAACCGTACTACATGTCAGCTAGCCTGCACCGAATTCTGGGAAAGAAGGAACTAAGCCCTAAGAAG
- the SLC44A5 gene encoding choline transporter-like protein 5 isoform X4 → MARKGGASASPCGEPRKFDPKFRGPIHNRHCTDILCCVIFIVVILGYIALGILAWVHGDPRKVVYPTDSYGQFCGQKDTINENKTILFYFNILKCASPIVLINLQCPTTQLCVSKCPDRFATYIDMQGSYRHNKSYWEYYRQFCKPGFNKPWKSVAQVIRDEDCPSMIIPSRPFLKRCFPDFSTKNGILTVANQTTFKDGRGKTRNVTDLREAANGINNVLDARSVGMKIFEDYASSWHWILIGLFIAMIVSLLFLVLLRFTAGVLFWIFILGVIGIIGYGIWHCYWEYDHLQGTPGSDLTIYDIGFQTDFRVYLQLRQTWLAFMIILCIVEVFIILMLIFLRNRIRIAIALLQEGSRAIGYIMSTLFYPIITFVLIAICISYWAVTAVFLSTSGEPVYKVMANQTLCKYANLTCDPETFNTTNVTKLCVGAQCTFAFYGGESFYHKYIFIFQLSNAFVFLWLVNFAIALGQCTLAGAFASYYWAFRKPADIPPCPLFSSFGRAIRYHTGSLAFGSLILAIVQLIRIILEYLDHKLKGTQNSFTRFLLCCLKCCFWCLEKFIKFINRNAYIMIAIYGKNFCTSAKEAFFLLMRNVVRVAVLDKVTDFLLFLGKLLVAGGVGVLAFFFFTHRIPVFTQETPTLNYYWVPLLTVIIGSYLIAHGFFSVYAMCVDTLFLCFCEDLERNDGSTAKPYYMSASLHRILGKKELSPKKAMG, encoded by the exons CTTGGGTACATGGTGACCCCAGGAAGGTGGTCTATCCGACTGACAGCTATGGGCAGTTCTGTGGCCAGAAGGACACCATAAATGA GAACAAGACCATTTTGTTTTACTTCAACATTCTGAAATGTGCCAGCCCAATAGTGCTAATAAACCTACAGTGCCCTACAACACAG CTTTGTGTCTCAAAGTGCCCAGACAGGTTTGCAACATACATAGACATGCAAGGTTCCTACAGACATAACAAAAGTTATTGGGAGTACTACAGGCAGTTCTGCAAACCTGGTTTTAATAAGCCTTGGAAG tcTGTTGCTCAAGTGATCCGTGATGAAGATTGCCCTTCAATGATCATTCCAAGCAGGCCTT TTCTTAAAAGATGCTTTCCTGACTTCTCCACGAAGAACGGGATTTTGACGGTGGCAAATCAGACGACATTCAAAGATGGAAGAGGGAAAACAAGAAATGTAACTGATCTCAGGGAAGCTGCAAA TGGTATCAATAATGTCCTTGATGCAAGATCAGTTGGGATGAAAATTTTTGAAGACTATGCCAGTTCCTGGCATTGGATTTTAAT TGGTCTGTTCATTGCAATGATTGTCAGCCTGCTCTTCCTTGTGCTCCTGAGGTTCACAGCAGGGGTCCTCTTCTGGATTTTCATCCTTGGCGTGATTGGAATTATAGGATATG GTATCTGGCATTGTTACTGGGAGTATGATCATCTTCAGGGGACACCTGGATCTGACCTCACGATCTATGATATTGGCTTCCAGACTGACTTCAGAGTGTACCTGCAGCTGAGGCAAACATGGTTAGCATTTA TGATAATACTTTGTATTGTGGAAGTCTTCATCATACTGATGCTGATCTTCCTGAGGAATCGGATCCGGATTGCTATTGCACTCTTGCAGGAAGGGAGTAG GGCTATTGGCTACATAATGTCCACATTATTCTACCCCATTATCACCTTTGTTCTCATTGCAATCTGCATTTCCTATTGGGCAGTGACAGCTGT TTTCCTGTCTACATCAGGGGAACCTGTGTATAAAGTAATGGCTAATCAAACGCTGTGCAAGTATGCAAACCTGACCTGTGACCCAGAG ACTTTTAACACAACCAATGTGACCAAATTATGTGTTGGTGCTCAGTGTACTTTTGCTTTCTATGGGGGAGAAAGCTTCTATCACAAATACATCTTCATCTTTCAACTCTCCAATGCTTTTGTCTTTCTGTGGCTGGTAAACTTTGCAATTGCACTGGGTCAGTGTACCCTTGCTGGTGCCTTTGCCTCTTATTACTGGGCCTTTAGAAAACCTGCTGATATTCCACCATGCCCACTCTTTTCTTCATTTGGACGAGCAATACG ATATCACACAGGTTCACTAGCATTTGGATCATTAATTCTTGCAATAGTCCAGCTGATTAGAATAATCTTGGAGTACCTGGATCACAAGCTGAAAG GTACACAGAACTCCTTTACAAGATTTCTGCTCTGCTGCCTCAAATGCTGTTTTTGGTGTTTGGAAAAATTCATAAAGTTCATAAACAGAAATGCCTACATCATG ATTGCGATATATGGTAAAAACTTCTGCACTTCAGCAAAGGAAGCGTTCTTTCTGCTAATGCGGAACGTGGTGAG AGTTGCGGTGCTGGACAAAGTTACAGATTTCTTGTTGTTCCTTGGGAAACTTCTCGTTGCTGGTGGTGTAG GTGTCCTAGCCTTCTTTTTCTTCACACACCGAATACCAGTGTTCACACAAGAAACACCAACATTAAATTACTACTGGGTACCCCTCTTG actgTCATTATTGGCTCTTACCTAATTGCACATGGGTTCTTCAGTGTCTATGCAATGTGTGTTGATACACTTTTCCTCTGCTTTT GTGAAGATTTGGAAAGAAATGATGGATCCACAGCAAAACCGTACTACATGTCAGCTAGCCTGCACCGAATTCTGGGAAAGAAGGAACTAAGCCCTAAGAAGGCAATGggataa